The following DNA comes from Macadamia integrifolia cultivar HAES 741 unplaced genomic scaffold, SCU_Mint_v3 scaffold1834, whole genome shotgun sequence.
CAAATGTTCCATTGATAAAACTAAAGGAGAAAATTCAAGGGGAATTGATGGATTCAAAGGATCGAAGGATGAAGGTGACATCTGAGGCTCTAAGGAATATGAGGATTCTTAAACTTCAGGGATGGGAGATGAAATTCTTGTCAAAGATAACTGAGCGTAGGAAATTCGAAACGAAATGGTTGAAGAAGTTACTTTATACATCCGCTATGGCTTCTTTTGTCTACTCATCTACTCCATTATTTGTTTCTATGGCTACTTTTGGGTTCTGTGAGCTTATGGGAATTCAGTTAAACTCGGGAAAGATTTTATCTGCACTTGCAACATTTGAAATGTTGCAGGAGCCCATTCATAATCTCCCAGATACAATATCCATGATACTTCAGATAAAAGTCTCCCTTAATAGGATAACCTCATTTCTCTGTCTTGATGACCTTGATCAAAATATAGTACAAAAGCTTCCGAGAGATAGTACTGAAGTTGCAATTGAGATAATCAAGGGAAATTTCTCTTGGGACATTCATTCTCCTAATCTTACATTAAAAGATCTTAATTTCCAAGTGAAACATGGTATGAAAGTGGTTGTTTGTGGTTCTGTTGGGTCAGGAAAGTCAAGCCTAATTTCATGCATATTGGGGGAGGTGCCGAAGATATCTGGATCTATTAAGTTGAAGGGGAAAAAAGCCTATGTTGCACAATTACCTTGGATACAGAGTGGAAAAATAGTAGATAATATATTGTTTGGTAAAGAGATGGACAAGGAAAGATATGAGATGATTCTTGAAGCATGTTCATTGAAGAAGGACCTAGAATTGTTTGCCTTTGGGGACCAGACTATCGtaggggagagggggatcaaccTGAGTGGTGGACAAAAACAAAGAATCCAGATTGCACGTGCTTTGTACCACGATGCTGATATTTATCTACTTGATGATCCTTTTAGTGCTGTTGATGCTCACACGGGAACTCATCTATTTAAGGTAATTGTCTATTGAGCTCTAAATCTAAATTTTCCTAATAAAATTGGCTTGAAGCTATACTTGTCATTGCTTacatcacaattttttttaccaaaaattgagattgatttaataattttctAAGAATAGTTAAATCATGGTTATCTGAACAAACAGGATGTAGACTCATGATATTGAGCAATTCATGCTCTTGCATAAAATATATGGTTTGGTGTTACTTATTGTTATAAAAACTAAACATTAATACGTATAGGAGTATTTGAGTGTCTAAAACTGAACATTTGAAATCTTGTACAGGAGTGTTTGCTGGGAATTTTGGGTTCAAAAACAGTAATTTATGTTACCCACCAAGTTGAGTTTTTTCCTTTTGCCGATCTTATCCTGGTGAGAATatgccatcttttttttcttttttcccaacTTCAAGTATCTCAACCTTGTTTGATGGTGCTTATTTACACTCTTTTATTTGACAGGTGatgaaagatggaaaaattACTCAAGCAGGTAAATATGAAGAAATTCTTAGTTCAGGAACTGATTTTGTGGAGTTAGTGGGTGCACATAATAAAGCTTTGGCAAAACTTAATTCTATTGAACATGGGGTTGCTTTGAATAATTTAATTAATAACGAGGAAGATGATAATATGTTGTGTGGTGAAAAATCTAATCAAGATGATGAAGTAAGGGAATCCGAGAACTACAAAACTGAAGAATTGGTTGAGCCAAAAGGACAGcttgtccaagaagaaaagagagaaaagggtggAGTTAATCCTTTACTGTATTTGAAGTATGTTACAACTGCATATAAAGGGGCTTTTGTACCATTGATACTCCTGGCACAAATTCTTTTTGAGCTTCTCCAAATAGTCAGTAGTTATTGGATGGTGTTGGATAATCCTGATTCTGAGGATGTACGACCTCATGTTATGGGATGCAACCCCATCTTTATCTATATTGCTTTAACCTTTGGAAGCTCTCTTTGTACATTTACAAGGTCTATGCTCATTGTAACTGCTGGATACAAGACATCCACTCTGCTCTTCAACAAAATGCATTTATGCATTTTTCGTGCTCCTTTGTTGTTTTTTGATTCTACTCCAAGTGGAAGGATTCTGAATCGGGTTAGTAAATATGTTTAATTACTTTTGGGGTCCAAATAATTTTGTTTGATCACTATAAAAGTTTGTATAATTTTCGGGAAAAAGTTGGAAAGGCAACGTGGCCCCAACGCCCAGATAGAGAGgagggtgaaatgaccaccctaccCCTGATGGAAAGTGAAAATGTGGCCCACCACTACTGATGCTTTGGCACATGCTCCAATTGGTCCCTAGTGCTGACATAGGGGCCGCACTGCCTTTCAGGGAGACCTCTCCCATAATTTTAACTAATTTCTACTTTTGTAAACAGGTATCCATAGATCAAAGTGCAGCTGATACTTCTATTCCACATAAATTTGAACAACTTCTTATCTCAATTATAGGATTCTTGGGAACTATAGCAGTAATGTCACAAGTTGCATGGCAAATGTTGATAGTTTCTATTCCGATGACTGTGGCATGCATTTGGTACCAGGTAATTTTGTAACCACTACCACTTCAcatgattaaaattttaaaataaagcTTAACTGCATATTTTTCATGGTTAACAAGCCATTATACAAGTTGTCTCACTTTatttgattaatgaatttaaaATTACAACAACAAAGGGATTGAGAGCCCAACTAAGAGAAGCGACACATCAAGTGGAGGTGAAAGATGGTGGAGGAAGGGAGGCctaggaaacaaaataagcatGTTCctatagacaccaaattttggcGTGCCCCAACCCCATTTCAAAAATATAATAACTTACGACAAAGGAGTGCGAGTCCCACTTCCAATCACGCTGGGAGGAAAGGATACCCACCTTTAATCTCTCATGAGGAAAGGGGCAATCaataaccaaaaataaaaaaatataataaatcaatgaaaacaaaagaaaaaagaatggaagatagaaaggcaaaaaataaaagagagaatcggagaagagaagaaaaagaaaggaaaataaaagacagaaaatggcagaataggaagaagaaggaaaaggagaagaagaggaagaagaagtagaaagaaGGGAGGGCCACGCTCACGAATggtctctttcttctctcattctttgcaAGTAGATCAGCAGGAAGCTTCGAGAAGGAGTGAAAGctataaaaagagaaggggCTTCGGATCGAGAGGGAGGGGGGTTTTTCTTTGCTGGGGAGAGAAAAACCAGGAGGGAAAGGATTTTTTTGTTCAGCTGGGAGCAGATTcacagagagaagagaggaaggagagagatgagAATCGAAACCTCGGTTCTCACGGCGTTCGAAGGGTGAGGGAGATTTCTCAGTTTTCGTTTTGATTTCGTGAGGGGGAGATCTGCCGGTTTTTCTTTCTGTGTGTgtgaagtagagagagagagagagaaaggagaggtcGATCTCGGTTTCTTGACGGTTAGGCTTTTCAGAGCCAACCATTGATCGATCTCAGAGCTTCCAGACACAAGAAGTGTCTGGAATCATCGCTTAGGACCTGGCCGGGCATCATGCAAGAACTGGTCGActtctttctttgattcaaGCGGGATTCTCGTCGTTGCAGAGGCTTTCTATTGTGCAATCTTTACAGCGACCGATCTCAGGTAAGAACTCCTACCTATTCCGATTAGTATTAGATTGAATCTTAGACTTGTGATTTAATGATAGAGGACTCATTATTCATTTCTTGTTCTCTGAAATCCCTTTGCTGACCGATTTGCCATGGAATCCCCATCCTGTATAGCTTTCTTTACCCCAGTCAAATGCCTTATTATTCTTGTTGTGGCTTGTTTCCTTTTCTACTGAGGCTGTGTTCTAAGATGGATACATGACATTGTTTCTAAAATGTTTTGTAATGCACTTGATTCCAATAATGTATGTCTCGACTCCTTAAAAATCTGCGATGAATCTTGAATGTTACCTCCCTCATTTAGTTCCCTGGATTTATCTCTTTATATCTTGAATGCATCATACAGTTATTGTGGCATGACTTAATTCTAAAACCTCTGAATTCATATTACTGTCGCCATGAGCCTGTAATACATGATCATGGACCTGATTTATGATTTCTGGATTTCTTTCACAAGGATTCCTTTAGTCATATTTGCTGTCATTTCCTCTTTAGAAAAATTTTcagaaccaaagaagaagattgaatctgtctctttcttttttttatttactgagACTATTGGTAATCGATTACCCCTATATCTTGATGACTCATGTCACTTGATTCCACAATATGCGCCTCTCTCAAATTTCTTTTCACCACATCGGCTCTGATCATGACTTCATCAAAAATCcttaaaaatcattaaaaattacttctttcctttttttgaaaCTTGACGTTGTTCATTCATTTCTTTCCGATACGGTCGGCCCGATTAGGTTGAATTTAGGATGAGTCCATTACCTTTAATTTCAGATATGgcaaatcaaaaacaaaaattgttttccttttctcctcGAGGGTCTAGCCCTTCCATGGCTAGATCCTTTCTCCTAGGGCCCTACATacccatttttattttaaataaaaattcggtttcttccttttattattcttttttccgatttctttatttcattattattGCTACTTATTTACCGTTCCAATTAGTGTCAAATCATGACAAAGTAAGTCAGGCCTTGAACTCTAATGCGTAGATTAGGATGTGATAGCATAAGACGGGCGTGGATGGCCCTCAAATACCGGCTCGTAGCTTAGGATTGTTAGGCCTATTCTATTTCTAAAGGGACTGGAGGGCTAGCCCGTCATCTAGCCCAATTCCGATATGAAAATCCTTGGATGTTGTATTTCTCTTTAGTTCATTTTGGCTTATGTTATTCCAATCTTCATATGCTTGATTTACTTTCAAATTCTTTATTCCATATGCCATTTTCTTGTACTCTATTCCTTTTATGGCATATATACATCTTGTTTGCACACAAACACATACACTTGAACCACTTCGACGTAGTTTGTGCCCAAACCTAGGAACTGGGCTAGGATGAAACATTGAACCTCAACTAGACTAGAACTAAGCCTATGACCTAGGATCAAAATTAGCAAGTAGGGTTCCACAAAGGTCTAGATAAATGGAGACCGACCTTCCGGTCGGGCGAGacgggtgcttaacaccttcccttCTTGTAACTTGAAGCTTGCCCAGAATCTTGGACGAAGATCATTCCCCTTATCTGGCATTGAGTCAtagcttttctctctcctcgaaAGAGAGATCATTttttgggtcctaggcccatcaCCCTAGGTGGGACTCCCTATTCGGTATACGACATAGGCTCTTGCTACATTAGAGCATCGCATCCAAACCTGACATTTATTTTTGGTGCATATGACCACGTGTCGTCCTTATCCAAGACCTCCTGGTCTCTACAGTTCCTTGGGAAGTTAATAATCGAACGTTGACGGAGGCAACAAAGTTTGGAgttgacatcaaagtagatagctttccaaatcttatcaaaagaccaggagttggaagtccatctatgcAAATtacactccatccaaatatgactGATCATGGCCTCGAAAGCAAGCTTCCCAATTAAATCATAGATGGTAGGCCCACCTAAAGTCATGTCAATCTAGATCTATTCCTAATTGAATCACAGATGGCAGGCCCACCAAAAGTCATGTCAGTacagatccattctctagacAAAGAAGGATTCTCCTATGGGATAGCTAGCAAGAGTTGAGGACTCATTTCCAAACAGAGGAGGCGAAGGGGCAAGATAAGAAGATATGTTCAATATCTTTGGTGCCATTCCTACAGAAACAGCAAGAGGAGGGGACTTGGATATGCTGATAAATGGGAGAAGACTGGGTGGGGAGGCAATTGGAGAGAGCTTGCTAAGCTGTGAAGCTGTGATGCGGAATATGACTTTTAAACTAGATAGTCTTGCACCAAGGCACAAGAGGCCCTTTAGAACAGATGAAATCCCAAGTGGAGGTAGAGGAGAACGATCCCTGAGGAGATGGAAGCCAGATAACCTTATCTTACATACTGTGGTGGCTAGGAGGAAtagggggaagggaggaccagAGATCAGCAACGGGGGAGGGGGGCGCCCATTAGCCGAAAGAATGGAGGCTACATGGGCCGATCTACTCAAACTAGAGGAATAGATAAATCTAGGAgagattagagaaaaaaaagtacCAGAGGGATGCCAAGGGTTCACAAAGGCGGTGGAGGACCCATCTCCAATAACGTCGGAACTTGCACGCAGGCCAGAAGACCTAGAGCGAAGGATtctgatgtagggggttcctaggtgactaggtctcctacaagattaactaactaggtaggattaactcaaggggcttaggtagataggacaaaaagaaactcagcaaacaagattaagcatacAAGATAAAATGAgattaataaacaaagtagccaaaagcaataataatctagacggaaaaacacataaattcttacttaagtttcaagtggggacatggagaagggaacaaacgacatacgaatattaggttcagcacaaatcaatctagacacccaaattagatatgcaaacaatcaatgtcctctaccaaccaactaaaatagaaaatcagcaaggttttttttggagatataacagtgacgaaacaacttaaaacaacgggtaaaaataggcataaacaaagggcaaatgctggtttcaatgttaatgggctgcaaTATATAATAGAGATTAATGGAGTTGGGGAGCGTTTAgtttaatgttttaccatgctgctgtccagatctgaggagaaaagaagagatcaaggtccttcaaaataaagagatgcagtccacctttagttgatgaagacaagTCCAACTGGTTGTATAGAGATCCTCAGTATTGTCGATGTAGCTTGGTGAATGATGTTGGGGCTCTCGGCAACTCACGGACAGCAGGTACAGCCAGCAGTCATCTAttcattgaaaggagatcagcaCCAGCAGAGAGTAAACAACAACCGAAAGTAGCAACAGCTGagggtagcagcagcagtgatgtaatggcagcagtaTGTAATAGCAATAGTGAGTAATCGCAGCagtgtgtagcagcagcagtgagcatCAAAGGGGAGATCAGCAGCAACAGTTCAacattaaggggaaaaaaaaatacagcagCAGCAGTTCAGCCTCAAGGAATATAAAACAGcagcagagaaaaaaaagaatggaaaaagagagggaggcgagacaagagagaagagagaagtgagaagagagaagagagagccgagagactaaagagaggaaagaggcgagagagaaagtgagaagacgagattggaagagagagaatcgtgagagttGTGGGGGGCCTTGCTCTTGGTTGTTTTTCAATTCACATTCATTGAAttaaacaatggccaatggccttacacttaaatagaataaacttccaaaaataaaaaagatatttagaaactcaattgcttgaaataaaaaactacctaatagaccaatataaggaagtcctagtttcctaattgtgtaagacaatcaaatatcactagatttaaagcaaagtactagaatcaaataagatttggtggggttcACAAGATCCACTGACTGGGAGGACAAGGGGGGGTCGAACCCAGCGctggaaggctggttcgactcctctctttccttcttctttcttgtttaatcctccaaccacaaagatggacctggttgaatcttcttcttctttcgattgtacaccttgatgtccccatcagatTTTGTGCTAGATTCCGAAGGCATCCGAGGAGGGGGAAGCAATCCAAAGAGAATAATTTTTGAGAAGCTAGGAATAGATCCAAGAAACCCAAATGCTGTTATACTTCGAGGCAATTTTCCAGAATGTAAAGTTACTTAAAATGATGTGGCTGTGTTTTTAATATACATAAAACATTTTAGATATGtatagataaaaatataatatcaGCTAGTTGCTCTATTGATAGCTTTGTCGGTTGGAGTACATGCTAAAGACAagataataaattaaaagaagtcaaaaaataataaattatacaATAAGTTTTCAGTTTACACTAGTCAAATATTAAAATCAGTTTATGattttgaaataaattatttattaactTGGAAAATGGTTTCTATCCAAGAGCGTAGCTCCTATGCTAGcccctgtgtctatctctctcctctctataACATAACCTCGCTGCCCCTATGGATTGAATCGAATGGGGGGGTGCTGATTGGGTCTTGTGTAGGTGAGGGAGCTGTGCTCCCAGACAGAAAATGTCTTCCCTTATTAattataaaatgataaaatggatagacataagttagaaatggtaaattaataaataattctAATTCTTAAATATTAAGGAATAAAGGAAAAAGGCCATACAAAGCCTGTCTTGTTAGTCCAACAATTTTGGGTTATTTCAAAGgctgatttttaatcaaatataCTAGGGTAGTTGTTCTCTATTTGCATTAGttatgtgtgaaattttttCCAACTTTCATTCACATCCCTCATTCTTCTCTAATTGAAGCTTGTGGGCTATGCTTTATGTTGAGCATGCAATAAATTGCACTTAACTTACGTGAAGTGCCTAGGTTGCTTTATgcttcattttattattaaattggaTATTCATGTGTTTTTGGTGATAGTGATAAGGATACATGTAGTATTAAttggattttaaatttaatCATAGAATTAtcgggttaaaaaaaaatattaacttgGAATTACGTTCATGTTTAGTTAACTTTTCATTTAAGAATTTGAGGATATAGATTTTTGCATATACTCTCGTACCTGATTTCTTTTATATGAACTTTGTCTTTTAGCAATACTACATATCTACAGCGCGAGAACTATCACGACTAACTGGAGTATGTCAGGCTCCAATTACACAACATTTTGTTGAATCTAGTTTAGGTTCAATCACTATCAGATGTTTTGGTCAAGAAGAGAGGTTTATGGACACAAACCTCAAGTTGGTGGATGGATATTTTCGGCCCAAGTTTCATTTCTCTGGTGCGATAGAGTGGTTATGCTTCCGCATGGATATGTTGGCATCCATCACATAcgccattttttttgtttttctgataTCGGTGCCACATGGAGTACTTAGTCCTGGTAAAATGTTGAacttgagatcttataaatccATCATTGAGGGTAACTAAGATTGATGCTCACATGAAAATATGTTTATCTAAtttgtcttctctctctttatctcacAGGTATTATGGGTCTAGCAGTCACATATGGACTTAGTTTTAGTATGCATGGGATCATATGGGATCTATGCAGTCTTGAGAATAATATCATTTCAATTGAGAGAATAATGCAGTACACCTGCATCCCTAGTGAACCCCCTTTGGTGGTAGAAGAAAATAAGCCAGATGATGAATGGCCATCACAAGGGAAAGTTGATATTGTTAATCTGCAGGTAATCTCCTTAATCTATGTTCCTCAAGTCTTTATCTCCTTACATATATTGTGGAATAGACCCTCTAAAGTCTAATGCTTTTGGACATTCTTCTTGTTTTTATGGAATTCCTCTTAAACTATATGATTTGAGTATTTAATATGTAAGTAGGTTCGGTATGCTTCACATCTTCCTCTTGTCTTACGAGATCTCACATGCACTTTCCCTGGAGGGATTAAGATTGGTATTGTTGGGCGAACGGGAAGTGGTAAATCAACTCTTGTACAAGCTCTCTTTCATATGCTTGAACCTGTAGCCGGTCAAATTTGGATAGATGGTATCAACATCTTCAAGATTGGCCTTCATGACTTACGGTCAAGATTGAGCATCATACCGCAAGACCCAATAATGTTTGAGGGGACTCTAAGAAGCAATCTTGATCCACTTGAAGATTACACTGATGAACAAATCTGGGAGGTaggttctccttttttttcttttatgaataaTCTTTAATCAGTGACAAAGATAAGATAGGGAAATTTACGACTTACAGATGATTTGCACATAAAACAAACACATTGAATTTGATTGGTTTGGGCATGTATCTCTATAAATTCCTTTCTCGtggtcattttctttttttactttattcaaTTCTTGAGACATTTCTTTGGATGCATTGAATAATATTTGGGCAAAGTTTGGCCTAGGATATTCTATAAGTTTGGACCAAGAAATGCACTAGATTTACTACCTTGCTTTCCATTTCCACTTGCCACTCCTTTGCTTGTTCGTTACAAACTTTTCTTAGCTCATCTTTAATGATCAATTATATATCATCTTGAGGTGGTAAGTTGATATTGACCCTTTCTTATATTAGGTTTTAGATAAATGCCAACTCGGTGATGAAAttagaaagaaggaagggaagcTCGATACTTCAGGTTGGTTTCTTATATTTACTCTACACCAAAGTTGCCCAATATTAATTTATCCATGCACAATATCCCattcttttcaaaattaaattattattctaTGACGCATCAAACTTCTAGTGTACTACCCAACCAACAACCCTAACccctttttcaaaagaaaaattgatggAAAAGAAGTTAATGAAAATAAGATTTTCAATAGCTAACCCATTTTCATACGGTGATTATCACAGTGAAtgagaatggagagaattggaGCATTGGTCAAAGACAACTAGTTTGTTTAGGACGGGTATTACTCAAGAGATGTAAAGTGTTAGTACTCGATGAAGCTACTGCATCAATGGATACTGCAACTGAATACCTAATTCAGCAAACACTTAGGCAACACTTCTCAGGGTCTACTGTCATCACAATCGCACATAGGATAACATCAATTCTTGATATTGATATGGTCCTCCTTCTCGATAATGGTTAGTAGCTAGAAATTAGCATACCCCAAATTAAATTGGGTTCACTTGAGTTTGGTAATACTTCTTCTCGGCTATGGTGCTTGCCTAATCAAATTgacatttttttcttgtgttACGTAGGTCTTATATTGGAGTATGATTCCCCAGCCAAATTGCTAGAGATCAAGTCCTCGTCATTTGCAAAGCTTGTTAAGGAGTATACTGGAAGATACAATTGCTAGTTTTTGAAAGG
Coding sequences within:
- the LOC122064947 gene encoding ABC transporter C family member 3-like, encoding MVDRVVDKKICTEQSFSPLASFSLSPPSRSRLSPPATVGWGSPPATVGWEREHEDFHHLEPLLNDSSKRYNSVDVQGSSVGGESITSYANANLLSIITFSWMGPLVALGYKKTLDLEDVPQLSSCDSANVVFSSIRNKIESDGNNGGQISSTKLVKALILLTWKEILWTGLLSIVCTLASYVGPYFIESFFHYLKSSHQLKYKGYVLVFIFFLSKLIRCFSERHLFFQLRKMGNRVRTALFAIIYKKNLVLSSQAKQGHTSGENVNLMTVDVEKTGFFSWYLHDIWRVPIQFVLALLNLYKRLGLASLVAFAATMILMLANVPLIKLKEKIQGELMDSKDRRMKVTSEALRNMRILKLQGWEMKFLSKITERRKFETKWLKKLLYTSAMASFVYSSTPLFVSMATFGFCELMGIQLNSGKILSALATFEMLQEPIHNLPDTISMILQIKVSLNRITSFLCLDDLDQNIVQKLPRDSTEVAIEIIKGNFSWDIHSPNLTLKDLNFQVKHGMKVVVCGSVGSGKSSLISCILGEVPKISGSIKLKGKKAYVAQLPWIQSGKIVDNILFGKEMDKERYEMILEACSLKKDLELFAFGDQTIVGERGINLSGGQKQRIQIARALYHDADIYLLDDPFSAVDAHTGTHLFKECLLGILGSKTVIYVTHQVEFFPFADLILVMKDGKITQAGKYEEILSSGTDFVELVGAHNKALAKLNSIEHGVALNNLINNEEDDNMLCGEKSNQDDEVRESENYKTEELVEPKGQLVQEEKREKGGVNPLLYLKYVTTAYKGAFVPLILLAQILFELLQIVSSYWMVLDNPDSEDVRPHVMGCNPIFIYIALTFGSSLCTFTRSMLIVTAGYKTSTLLFNKMHLCIFRAPLLFFDSTPSGRILNRVSIDQSAADTSIPHKFEQLLISIIGFLGTIAVMSQVAWQMLIVSIPMTVACIWYQQYYISTARELSRLTGVCQAPITQHFVESSLGSITIRCFGQEERFMDTNLKLVDGYFRPKFHFSGAIEWLCFRMDMLASITYAIFFVFLISVPHGVLSPGIMGLAVTYGLSFSMHGIIWDLCSLENNIISIERIMQYTCIPSEPPLVVEENKPDDEWPSQGKVDIVNLQVRYASHLPLVLRDLTCTFPGGIKIGIVGRTGSGKSTLVQALFHMLEPVAGQIWIDGINIFKIGLHDLRSRLSIIPQDPIMFEGTLRSNLDPLEDYTDEQIWEVLDKCQLGDEIRKKEGKLDTSVNENGENWSIGQRQLVCLGRVLLKRCKVLVLDEATASMDTATEYLIQQTLRQHFSGSTVITIAHRITSILDIDMVLLLDNGLILEYDSPAKLLEIKSSSFAKLVKEYTGRYNC